A DNA window from Lachancea thermotolerans CBS 6340 chromosome G complete sequence contains the following coding sequences:
- the SSN8 gene encoding cyclin-dependent protein serine/threonine kinase regulator SSN8 (highly similar to uniprot|P47821 Saccharomyces cerevisiae YNL025C SSN8 Component of RNA polymerase II holoenzyme involved in RNA pol II carboxy-terminal domain phosphorylation) yields MSASYWESTQRQKWQYTRESLFRERHQLWLMECQLFPQGLTVTMENNKADGEAVTRNIPITHVDLHYGKDYNLRIYCYFLIMKLGRRLNIRQYALATAHVYLARFLLCASVREVNLYLLVTTCIYLACKVEECPQHIRALVNEARSLWPEFVPPDPTKVTEFEFYLLEELQSYLIVHHPYRSMEQIVSALRSEPYGLVLSATDLQNCWSLINDSYITDLHLLVPPHVIAMASMLIIVSLQRSQRPSLQETFNSFMAQSQVDLAEVMDTIQDLITMYDYWDKYNEPWVKFLLHSLYLRST; encoded by the coding sequence ATGTCCGCTAGTTACTGGGAATCCACACAGCGTCAGAAATGGCAGTACACGCGTGAAAGCCTTTTTCGCGAAAGACACCAGCTATGGCTCATGGAGTGCCAGCTTTTCCCACAGGGTCTGACCGTGACCATGGAGAACAACAAAGCCGACGGCGAGGCTGTCACACGTAATATCCCCATCACCCACGTTGACTTGCACTACGGCAAGGACTACAATCTACGCATCTACTGCTATTTTCTCATCATGAAGCTAGGCCGGCGACTGAACATACGGCAGTACGCGCTGGCTACGGCACACGTATACTTAGCGCGGTTTCTACTATGCGCCTCTGTGCGGGAGGTTAACCTGTATCTTCTAGTGACCACCTGTATCTACTTGGCGTGCAAAGTCGAAGAATGTCCGCAGCACATCCGCGCGCTAGTGAACGAGGCGCGCTCGTTATGGCCCGAGTTCGTGCCCCCTGATCCCACCAAGGTCACGGAGTTTGAGTTCTACCTGCTCGAGGAGCTGCAGAGCTATTTGATTGTGCATCACCCATACCGCTCGATGGAGCAGATTGTCAGCGCCCTGCGCTCCGAGCCCTACGGTCTCGTGCTCTCCGCAACTGACCTTCAAAATTGCTGGTCCCTCATCAACGACAGCTACATCACCGACCTACACCTTTTAGTACCGCCCCACGTCATTGCCATGGCTTCCATGTTGATCATCGTGTCTCTACAGCGATCACAGCGCCCTTCCCTACAAGAAACGTTCAACTCCTTCATGGCCCAGTCTCAGGTTGATCTGGCCGAAGTCATGGACACAATTCAAGATTTGATTACCATGTATGACTACTGGGACAAGTACAACGAACCGTGGGTTAAGTTCCTCTTACATTCGTTGTATCTGCGCTCGACGTAA
- a CDS encoding KLTH0G10582p (weakly similar to uniprot|P28496 Saccharomyces cerevisiae LAC1 and to YHL003C uniprot|P38703 Saccharomyces cerevisiae LAG1; Ceramide synthase components, involved in synthesis of ceramide from C26(acyl)-coenzyme A and dihydrosphingosine or phytosphingosine) has protein sequence MPVIHGPAPSFMYQCLPVVMRVWSYSARRSSNLLSVSTYVKKKFMVGSRSHSCVRYKVLDKQEDGTRWPSKELGKPEMSSELKQRKVHAGQVATGSQEPVEKQKHRRQKKVASRVDRYSCMLSTAFFALLYLGSKVKPEFTSKFTTLQYKYADVADAYDIGIDDAYMVVTCIVALVMVRSFLLEFVLKPIALRRFHIQSRKSQQRYAEQGWSLVYYTFSWVLGFYLYCQSPYFLNCDHIYLGWPHDRLSSTFKMYYLLQISSWLQQIVVLNVEERRKDYWQMFAHHIITCLLTLGSYYYYFTRIGHVILIMMDIVDVFLSSAKMLKYCGFTTACDYMFAVFLVFWVLLRHIAYNYIFYHAGTKAPGLMSHGQCMASAVQKRCWTPLVIDIFLWLLGGLQVITIIWMALIIKVLIKILKGGSAEDVRSDEDDSD, from the coding sequence ATGCCTGTTATACACGGCCCAGCGCCCTCGTTCATGTATCAATGCTTGCCTGTCGTAATGCGAGTTTGGTCGTACAGTGCGAGAAGGTCTTCGAACCTTTTGTCGGTTTCAACCTAcgtgaaaaaaaagtttatGGTGGGATCTAGATCACATTCATGTGTTCGATATAAAGTCTTGGACAAGCAGGAAGACGGCACGCGTTGGCCTTctaaagaacttggaaagCCCGAGATGAGCAGCGAACTGAAACAGCGCAAGGTGCATGCGGGCCAGGTGGCAACAGGTTCACAGGAACCTgtggaaaaacaaaagcatCGCAGACAGAAGAAAGTCGCATCGCGCGTGGATAGATATTCATGCATGCTCTCGACAGCATTCTTTGCACTTCTTTATTTGGGGAGCAAGGTCAAGCCTGAGTTCACAAGCAAGTTCACTACTTTGCAATACAAATACGCCGACGTGGCCGACGCGTACGACATCGGCATTGACGATGCGTACATGGTGGTCACGTGCATTGTGGCTTTGGTGATGGTGCGTTCGTTTCTGCTGGAGTTCGTGTTGAAGCCCATTGCTTTGCGCCGATTCCATATCCAGTCGCGCAAATCGCAGCAGCGTTACGCTGAGCAGGGCTGGTCGCTCGTCTACTACACTTTTTCGTGGGTGCTTGGATTTTACCTATACTGCCAGTCCCCTTACTTCCTAAACTGTGACCATATCTACTTGGGGTGGCCGCACGATCGGCTTTCGTCAACCTTTAAGATGTACTACTTGCTACAAATTTCTTCCTGGCTACAGCAAATTGTGGTACTCAACGTTGAGGAAAGACGTAAGGACTACTGGCAGATGTTTGCCCACCATATCATCACATGCTTACTCACACTGGGCTCTTACTATTACTACTTCACCCGTATAGGGCATGTCATTTTGATTATGATGGACATTGTCGACGTTTTCCTCTCGAGCGCGAAAATGCTCAAGTACTGCGGCTTCACGACCGCTTGCGACTACATGTTTGCGGTATTCCTCGTGTTTTGGGTTCTTTTGAGACATATTGCATACAACTACATCTTCTATCACGCCGGCACTAAGGCTCCTGGGCTTATGTCGCACGGCCAATGCATGGCGTCTGCTGTTCAGAAAAGATGCTGGACGCCTCTCGTCATCGACATATTCCTGTGGCTATTGGGAGGTTTACAGGTCATTACCATCATATGGATGGCTCTCATTATAAAAGTTCTCATCAAGATTCTAAAGGGTGGAAGCGCCGAGGATGTTAGGAGTGATGAAGACGACAGTGACTAA